In one window of Poriferisphaera corsica DNA:
- the rplL gene encoding 50S ribosomal protein L7/L12, whose translation MADIKEIGDQLVGLTLKEAVDLADYMKEEYGIEPAAGGAVVMAGPAGGEEAAEEKTEFDVILKAAGDKKIQVIKVVREATGLGLKEAKEAVDSAPKALKEGISKDEAEALAEKIKEAGGEVEVK comes from the coding sequence ATGGCAGATATTAAAGAAATCGGTGATCAGCTTGTTGGTTTGACCCTCAAAGAAGCAGTCGATCTGGCTGACTACATGAAGGAAGAATACGGCATTGAGCCAGCAGCAGGTGGCGCAGTTGTTATGGCTGGCCCAGCAGGCGGCGAAGAAGCAGCTGAAGAGAAGACAGAATTTGATGTCATCCTCAAGGCAGCTGGCGACAAGAAGATCCAGGTCATCAAGGTTGTTCGCGAAGCAACTGGTCTTGGTCTGAAGGAAGCTAAGGAAGCTGTTGACAGCGCTCCTAAGGCTCTTAAAGAAGGCATCTCAAAGGACGAAGCAGAAGCTTTGGCCGAGAAGATCAAAGAAGCTGGCGGCGAAGTCGAAGTCAAGTAA